From the genome of Ornithobacterium rhinotracheale, one region includes:
- a CDS encoding long-chain fatty acid--CoA ligase, whose product MEMKRLFDILDYQAKNHNLERALVNVLPGKKLKAYSTQDYIHLSDKVSRGLLKYGVKPGDKIAIIVNNNCAEWNIIEMGIEKVGAISVPIYSSISPQENEFIFNQAGVKLCFVSHKDLYNKIASIQKNTPSLEEIFCINDEENLPNWKEILELGEDESLQPEIEKIKEKIQPDDLVTIIYTSGTTGSPKGVMLSHKNLLSNAIDCQERIPEVGENARALSFLPVCHVFERTLLNLYQIKGLSIYFAQNLDTIGEDLKFVQPQIMTVVPRLVEKVFNKIYETGANAGPVKSKIFKWSLDLIKDYDPKVKMPLNWYLKYKVANKLIFSKWREGMGGRMVTLVSGSAKLSEKLNRMFWAAGIPILEGYGLTETSPVISVNCFDRKGFKIGTVGKIVKNIDVKIADDGEVLVKGPCVFQGYYENPELTKEAFTEDGWFKTGDIGEFDEGLLKLTDRKKQIFKTSGGKYIVPAALENAMKRIPFIEQIMVVGEGKKMPCALIQPNYDFCTKWAEKNGVKIGTTPAKIAQSEAIYKEIEKEMVVINQEFGQWEQIKRFRLTPEEWTIENGCLTPTLKYKRKNTIEKFKKLFDEMYED is encoded by the coding sequence ATGGAAATGAAACGCTTATTTGATATACTTGACTATCAAGCAAAAAATCACAACCTAGAAAGAGCCTTGGTTAATGTGTTGCCTGGTAAGAAATTAAAAGCATATTCAACGCAAGATTACATACATTTATCGGATAAAGTGAGCCGAGGCTTGCTCAAATACGGGGTGAAGCCTGGTGATAAAATTGCCATTATCGTAAATAATAACTGTGCCGAATGGAACATTATCGAAATGGGAATTGAAAAAGTAGGTGCGATTAGTGTGCCGATTTATTCTTCGATTTCGCCACAGGAAAACGAATTTATTTTCAACCAAGCTGGTGTGAAATTATGCTTTGTTTCGCACAAAGATTTATACAATAAAATAGCTAGTATTCAGAAAAATACGCCATCTCTTGAAGAGATTTTCTGTATAAATGATGAGGAAAATTTACCAAACTGGAAAGAAATTTTGGAGCTTGGAGAAGACGAAAGCCTGCAACCCGAAATTGAAAAGATCAAAGAGAAAATCCAGCCAGATGATTTGGTAACAATTATTTACACCTCAGGAACCACAGGAAGCCCCAAAGGCGTAATGTTGTCGCATAAAAACTTATTATCCAATGCGATAGACTGCCAAGAGCGTATTCCAGAAGTGGGTGAAAATGCTCGTGCTTTGAGCTTCTTGCCTGTGTGTCATGTGTTTGAAAGAACTTTACTTAATTTATATCAAATCAAGGGGTTAAGCATTTATTTTGCCCAAAATTTAGATACCATTGGAGAGGATTTAAAATTCGTTCAGCCGCAAATCATGACAGTGGTGCCTCGTTTAGTGGAAAAAGTGTTTAATAAGATTTATGAAACGGGAGCCAATGCAGGTCCTGTAAAATCAAAAATCTTTAAATGGTCGCTGGATTTAATCAAGGATTACGATCCGAAAGTGAAAATGCCACTCAATTGGTACCTTAAATATAAGGTTGCCAATAAATTGATTTTCAGCAAATGGAGAGAAGGAATGGGGGGCAGGATGGTAACGCTTGTTTCGGGAAGTGCTAAATTATCTGAAAAATTAAATCGTATGTTCTGGGCGGCAGGAATTCCGATTTTAGAAGGCTATGGCTTAACCGAGACTTCTCCTGTGATTTCGGTGAATTGTTTTGATAGAAAGGGATTTAAAATCGGAACCGTAGGAAAGATTGTAAAAAATATTGATGTGAAAATTGCCGATGACGGCGAAGTGCTCGTGAAGGGACCTTGCGTGTTCCAAGGATATTACGAAAATCCCGAACTTACTAAAGAAGCCTTTACCGAAGATGGCTGGTTTAAAACAGGAGATATCGGTGAATTTGATGAAGGATTGTTAAAACTTACCGACCGCAAAAAACAGATTTTTAAGACCAGTGGAGGCAAATACATAGTGCCTGCTGCCCTTGAAAATGCGATGAAGCGCATACCTTTTATTGAGCAAATTATGGTGGTGGGCGAGGGCAAGAAAATGCCGTGTGCCTTGATTCAGCCAAATTATGATTTCTGTACCAAATGGGCAGAAAAAAATGGTGTAAAAATAGGGACAACACCAGCGAAAATCGCTCAAAGTGAGGCTATTTATAAAGAAATAGAAAAGGAAATGGTGGTGATTAATCAAGAATTTGGGCAGTGGGAGCAAATCAAGCGATTTAGGCTCACCCCAGAAGAATGGACAATAGAAAATGGCTGCCTTACCCCAACTTTAAAGTATAAGCGCAAAAATACAATCGAAAAATTTAAAAAATTATTCGATGAAATGTATGAGGACTAA
- the lysA gene encoding diaminopimelate decarboxylase codes for MKHIQDLSFTTENLLQMADEFGTPLYVYDAEKMKTQYERLKNSFSGVEKLKLNYACKANTNLNILRLFQKLGSGLDTVSIQEVQLGLMAGFEPKDIIFTPNGVSFEEIKEAVELGVKINIDNLSILEQFGHEMPDYPVCIRLNPHILAGGNSNISVGHIDSKFGISIYQLPHILRVVENTHLKVNGLHMHTGSDILDVDVFLNGAELLFNAAKDFENLEYLDFGSGFKVSYYEGGAETDIEYLGEKISERFNQFCEENHKDLMLMFEPGKFLVSESGVFLAEVNVVKQTTSTVFASVNSGFNQLIRPMFYNAHHEIENISHPEGRPRYYTVVGNICETDTFGANRKLNEVREKDILCFYNAGAYCFSMASNYNSRLKPAEILWINGESKLIREREELEDLLKTTKNIEI; via the coding sequence ATGAAGCATATACAAGACCTTAGTTTTACGACAGAAAATTTACTTCAAATGGCAGATGAATTCGGTACTCCACTTTATGTGTACGATGCCGAAAAAATGAAAACTCAATATGAAAGATTAAAAAACTCATTTTCGGGAGTTGAAAAGTTAAAGCTAAATTACGCTTGTAAGGCAAATACAAATTTGAATATTTTGCGCTTGTTTCAAAAATTGGGAAGTGGGCTAGATACTGTTTCAATTCAAGAAGTTCAGCTTGGTCTTATGGCAGGATTTGAGCCAAAAGACATTATATTTACGCCCAATGGTGTTTCTTTTGAGGAAATAAAAGAAGCCGTAGAGCTAGGCGTAAAAATTAATATAGATAATTTAAGCATTCTTGAGCAATTTGGTCATGAAATGCCAGATTATCCTGTTTGTATTCGTTTAAATCCACATATTTTGGCGGGAGGAAATAGTAACATTTCGGTAGGACATATTGATTCTAAATTTGGGATATCGATATATCAGTTGCCACATATTTTGCGTGTGGTAGAAAATACCCATTTAAAGGTAAATGGACTTCATATGCACACAGGGTCTGATATTTTAGATGTAGATGTATTTTTAAACGGAGCTGAGCTTTTATTCAACGCAGCAAAAGATTTTGAAAATCTAGAATATTTAGATTTTGGTAGTGGTTTTAAAGTTAGCTACTACGAGGGCGGAGCAGAGACTGATATTGAGTATCTTGGGGAAAAAATCAGTGAGCGATTTAATCAATTTTGTGAGGAAAATCATAAAGATTTAATGCTGATGTTTGAGCCAGGGAAATTCCTTGTAAGCGAGTCGGGAGTATTTTTAGCAGAAGTAAATGTGGTGAAACAAACAACTTCCACCGTGTTTGCGAGCGTAAATAGTGGATTTAATCAATTGATCCGTCCTATGTTCTATAATGCGCATCACGAAATCGAGAATATTTCGCACCCAGAAGGTCGTCCGAGATACTATACCGTGGTGGGAAACATCTGCGAAACCGATACTTTTGGTGCAAATCGCAAGCTAAATGAAGTGCGAGAAAAAGATATTTTGTGTTTTTACAATGCAGGCGCATATTGTTTCTCAATGGCATCAAACTACAATTCTAGGCTGAAACCCGCTGAAATTCTGTGGATTAATGGAGAATCGAAACTAATACGAGAGAGAGAAGAGCTAGAAGATTTATTAAAAACCACAAAAAATATTGAAATTTAA
- the aspS gene encoding aspartate--tRNA ligase, translated as MYRTHTNGALNLSHKGERVELSGWVQGIRDKGFLMWIDLRDRYGITQLVLDEARTDKSLFEKARKLGREFVIKVSGEVLERESKNPNIPTGEIEILIDSLEILNTAKLPPFTIENETDGGDELRMKYRYLDIRRNPVKNKLIFRHQVAQKIRQYLSDEGFIEVETPVLIKSTPEGARDFVVPSRMNPGQFYALPQSPQTFKQLLMVGGLDKYFQIVKCFRDEDLRADRQPEFTQIDCEMSFVEQEDILNVFEGLTQYLLKDIKGLEVGKFPRMSYQEAMQRYGNDKPDIRFGMEFCELNEVTQHKDFKIFNEAELVVGINVKDCASYTRKQIDELTDFVKRPQIGAAGMVWVKYQEDGTYASSVNKFYDEEDLKKIAEKCQAEKGDLILILSGNANKVRPQLSALRMELGNRLGLRKPDEFAPLWIVDFPLLEWDEETARYHAMHHPFTSPKPEDIEKLKTNPSQVRANAYDLVLNGNEIGGGSIRIFNKDLQSQMFELLGFTEEEAKAQFGFLMNAFEYGAPPHGGIAFGFDRLVSILDGSETIRDYIAFPKNNSGRDVMIDAPAPIAQEQLDELYLDVQEKKAKAAREENQ; from the coding sequence ATGTATAGAACACATACCAACGGAGCGCTTAATTTAAGCCATAAAGGAGAACGAGTAGAACTCAGCGGCTGGGTGCAAGGCATTAGAGACAAGGGATTTTTAATGTGGATTGATTTGCGAGACCGCTACGGCATCACTCAGTTGGTACTTGATGAGGCGCGCACGGATAAATCTTTGTTTGAAAAAGCAAGAAAACTTGGGCGCGAATTTGTGATAAAAGTTTCGGGTGAGGTGCTAGAGCGAGAGTCCAAAAACCCTAATATCCCCACGGGAGAGATTGAAATTTTAATCGATTCGCTTGAGATTTTAAACACCGCCAAGCTCCCCCCCTTCACCATTGAGAATGAAACCGATGGAGGCGATGAGCTGAGAATGAAATACCGCTATCTGGACATTCGCAGAAACCCTGTAAAGAATAAATTAATCTTCCGCCACCAAGTGGCTCAAAAGATAAGACAATACCTCTCTGATGAGGGCTTTATTGAGGTGGAAACCCCCGTTTTGATTAAATCCACCCCTGAGGGAGCGCGCGATTTTGTGGTACCTTCCCGTATGAACCCTGGGCAGTTTTATGCCTTGCCACAGTCGCCACAAACCTTTAAGCAGCTGCTTATGGTGGGCGGGCTTGATAAATATTTCCAAATAGTGAAATGTTTTAGAGATGAAGATTTGCGTGCAGACCGCCAGCCGGAATTTACCCAAATCGATTGTGAAATGTCGTTTGTAGAGCAAGAAGATATTTTAAATGTATTTGAGGGCTTAACACAGTATTTATTAAAGGATATCAAAGGTTTAGAGGTAGGCAAATTCCCACGAATGAGCTACCAAGAAGCGATGCAAAGATATGGAAATGATAAGCCCGACATTCGTTTCGGAATGGAATTTTGCGAGCTAAACGAAGTAACTCAACACAAAGATTTTAAGATTTTCAACGAAGCAGAACTTGTAGTGGGCATCAATGTAAAAGACTGTGCAAGCTACACGCGCAAGCAAATCGATGAGCTCACAGATTTTGTAAAGAGGCCGCAAATCGGTGCCGCAGGTATGGTTTGGGTAAAATACCAAGAAGACGGAACTTATGCTTCGTCTGTAAATAAATTCTACGACGAAGAAGATTTAAAGAAAATAGCAGAAAAATGCCAAGCAGAAAAAGGTGATTTAATCCTAATCCTATCTGGCAATGCAAACAAAGTGCGCCCACAGCTCTCTGCCCTGCGTATGGAGCTTGGTAACCGCCTAGGGCTTAGAAAGCCAGACGAATTTGCACCACTATGGATTGTAGATTTCCCCTTGCTTGAATGGGACGAAGAGACTGCACGCTACCACGCAATGCACCACCCCTTCACCTCGCCTAAGCCTGAGGATATTGAAAAATTAAAAACCAACCCTAGCCAAGTGCGTGCCAATGCCTATGATTTAGTATTGAATGGCAATGAAATCGGGGGCGGCTCCATTAGAATCTTTAATAAAGATTTACAAAGCCAAATGTTTGAACTCCTCGGCTTTACAGAGGAAGAAGCAAAAGCCCAATTTGGCTTCTTAATGAATGCCTTTGAATACGGCGCACCACCACACGGAGGTATCGCCTTTGGGTTCGATCGTTTAGTTTCGATTTTAGACGGTTCTGAAACGATTAGAGATTATATCGCATTCCCTAAAAACAATAGCGGCCGCGATGTAATGATTGATGCCCCTGCCCCTATTGCACAAGAGCAACTCGATGAGCTTTATTTAGATGTTCAAGAGAAAAAGGCAAAAGCAGCGAGAGAAGAAAATCAGTAA
- a CDS encoding nitronate monooxygenase family protein, translated as MNRISQLFNIQYPIIQGGMIWASGWELVSAVSNTGGLGILGAGSMYPDVLQYHIKKCKETTNQPFGVNLPLLYPNIEEHIESILKLRVPIVFTSAGSPKKWTEILKKEGVKVAHVVSSVKFALKCQEAGVDAIVAEGFEAGGHNGREETTSFCLIPEVRKAIQIPLIAAGGIATGQQILAAMVLGAEGVQIGTRFVMSEESSAHINFKNEILKTDEGGTDLTLKEIGSVRLIKNPFYQEILKAYAAHATPEDLEKLKGTGRAKLGMFEGDTAEGMLEIGQCASMIHEILPVKKIMENLISEFNHARQNLPQNMG; from the coding sequence ATGAACCGAATTAGTCAATTATTTAACATACAATACCCTATCATTCAGGGAGGTATGATTTGGGCAAGTGGCTGGGAGCTGGTTTCTGCCGTGTCCAATACGGGCGGATTAGGCATTTTAGGCGCTGGCAGTATGTACCCCGATGTGCTACAATACCACATCAAGAAATGCAAAGAAACTACAAATCAGCCATTTGGTGTAAACTTACCACTGCTCTACCCTAATATTGAGGAGCATATAGAAAGTATTTTAAAACTAAGAGTACCCATTGTTTTCACCTCGGCAGGCAGCCCTAAGAAATGGACGGAAATACTTAAAAAAGAAGGGGTTAAAGTAGCGCATGTGGTGTCTAGTGTAAAATTTGCGCTCAAATGTCAGGAGGCAGGCGTAGACGCCATTGTGGCAGAAGGCTTTGAGGCAGGAGGACATAATGGCAGAGAGGAAACTACTAGCTTTTGCTTAATCCCAGAGGTGAGAAAAGCCATTCAAATACCACTAATAGCCGCAGGCGGCATCGCTACTGGGCAGCAAATATTAGCTGCAATGGTGCTAGGTGCTGAGGGAGTGCAGATAGGGACGCGCTTTGTAATGAGTGAGGAATCCTCCGCCCACATAAATTTTAAAAATGAAATCCTAAAAACTGATGAAGGCGGCACGGATTTAACGCTGAAAGAAATCGGCTCGGTGCGATTGATTAAAAACCCTTTTTACCAAGAGATTTTAAAAGCCTATGCCGCACACGCAACCCCTGAGGATTTAGAAAAATTGAAAGGCACAGGGCGTGCAAAACTGGGTATGTTTGAGGGCGATACCGCCGAGGGAATGCTCGAAATTGGGCAATGTGCCTCGATGATTCACGAGATTTTGCCGGTGAAAAAGATTATGGAAAATTTAATTTCAGAATTTAACCACGCACGCCAAAATTTACCCCAAAATATGGGCTAA
- a CDS encoding DUF2795 domain-containing protein produces the protein MYWTLELASYLSDAPWPATKDELIDYAIRTGAPLEVVENLQSIEDEGDQYESIQEIWSDYPTDDDFLWNEDEY, from the coding sequence ATGTATTGGACATTAGAATTAGCCTCTTATTTAAGTGATGCGCCGTGGCCTGCTACAAAGGACGAATTGATTGATTACGCCATTAGAACAGGTGCGCCGCTGGAGGTAGTAGAGAATTTACAGTCTATCGAAGATGAGGGAGACCAGTATGAATCTATCCAAGAAATTTGGTCAGATTACCCGACTGATGATGATTTCCTCTGGAATGAAGACGAATACTAA
- a CDS encoding C40 family peptidase: MIKKSYYILFSISLLSSCGSIHRIDKGDIHTTFKKTKVDNSVSERAKTVLDEAYYYFGTPYKYGGTTKKGIDCSGLLWNSYQKVNIQLPRVSREQANYGVKINLKDVQPGDAVFFNTSGKGISHAGIVDRVSGGEVFFIHSSSSKGVMLSSLEEPYWKKRFVKAVRYLH; the protein is encoded by the coding sequence ATGATTAAAAAATCTTACTATATTCTATTTAGTATTTCATTATTAAGCTCATGTGGATCTATCCACCGTATAGATAAGGGGGACATACATACAACTTTTAAGAAAACAAAAGTAGACAATAGCGTAAGTGAGCGTGCAAAAACGGTTTTAGACGAAGCGTATTACTATTTTGGGACACCATACAAATATGGCGGAACGACTAAAAAGGGCATAGACTGCTCGGGATTGCTCTGGAATTCGTACCAGAAAGTAAACATTCAGTTGCCACGCGTTTCTCGTGAACAAGCCAATTATGGCGTGAAAATCAATTTGAAAGATGTGCAACCTGGAGATGCTGTTTTCTTCAACACATCAGGGAAAGGGATTTCGCATGCAGGCATTGTAGATCGAGTTTCTGGAGGCGAAGTTTTCTTTATTCACTCATCATCTTCCAAGGGTGTAATGCTAAGTTCTTTAGAGGAACCTTATTGGAAAAAAAGATTTGTAAAAGCAGTGCGCTACTTGCACTAA
- a CDS encoding Rpn family recombination-promoting nuclease/putative transposase: protein MKHFIEKYINPFTDYGFKKIFGEEPNKDLLLDFLNELLYEEQGRIVSLTYLKNEHLSSSELDRKAIFDLYCENEKGEKFIVELQKAKQNFFKDRTLYYSTFPIREQAQKADWNYELKAVYTIAILDFVFDEDKENAEKFRYDIKLSDIETNKVFYDKLTFIYLEMPKFNKSVEELETRFDKWLYVLRNLNRLDRVPEKLKERIFEKLFEVAEIAKFTPSQVYSYEDSLKYYRDLKNSLDTAKEEGFEEGKEEGRKEGREEEKLKIAKNLLENNVSKEVVMKTTGLTQEQIEHLEF, encoded by the coding sequence ATGAAACACTTTATAGAAAAATATATCAATCCATTTACCGATTACGGCTTTAAAAAAATCTTTGGTGAAGAGCCAAATAAGGACTTGCTATTAGATTTTTTGAACGAGTTGCTCTACGAGGAGCAAGGCAGAATTGTGAGTTTGACTTATCTGAAAAACGAACATTTGAGTTCAAGTGAACTCGATCGCAAAGCGATATTTGATTTGTATTGCGAAAACGAAAAAGGCGAAAAATTTATTGTAGAACTTCAAAAAGCCAAACAAAATTTTTTTAAAGACAGAACCTTATATTATTCCACATTTCCCATTAGAGAGCAAGCTCAAAAAGCAGATTGGAACTATGAGTTGAAAGCTGTGTACACAATTGCTATTTTGGATTTTGTTTTTGATGAGGATAAAGAAAATGCTGAAAAATTCCGCTATGATATAAAATTATCGGACATTGAAACTAACAAAGTTTTCTATGATAAATTGACATTTATTTATCTGGAAATGCCCAAATTCAATAAATCGGTAGAGGAACTAGAAACAAGGTTCGATAAGTGGCTTTATGTACTTAGGAATTTAAATCGTTTAGACAGGGTTCCAGAAAAGCTCAAGGAACGCATCTTTGAAAAATTATTTGAAGTGGCAGAAATCGCGAAGTTTACGCCTAGCCAAGTGTACTCTTATGAGGATAGTTTAAAATATTACAGAGACTTAAAAAACTCATTAGATACCGCCAAAGAAGAAGGCTTTGAAGAGGGAAAAGAGGAAGGAAGAAAGGAAGGCAGAGAAGAAGAGAAATTAAAAATAGCGAAAAACCTTTTAGAAAATAATGTTTCAAAGGAGGTTGTAATGAAGACAACAGGTCTAACCCAAGAGCAAATAGAGCATTTAGAATTTTAA
- a CDS encoding aminotransferase class I/II-fold pyridoxal phosphate-dependent enzyme, translating into MKNLDFPAKAEQLLAKRIEENNFRSLSVFDANNADFFSNDYLGIARELQKIQISHHHAGSTGSRLISGNSAYYEKVERYLADFYDAEKALLFNSGYNANLAVLSAIPQRGDFILYDELSHASLRDGIRLSNAKSFKFKHNDASDLAQKIEKCSGEIFVVLESVYSMDGDEVSSEILELCQKKNCYIILDEAHGTGVVGKQKKGIFEDFEQEIFARVHTFGKALGTHGACVVGSQKLHQFLVNFARPFIYTTAMSEAEVEVIFQAHEILKKSNLAQEKLTQNIAYFKQKIKENQLNFLDSQTPIQAYLNNQMILKNKCEELNEKNISVKSILSPTVPVSQERIRITLHSFNTFREISELLKVIL; encoded by the coding sequence ATGAAAAATTTAGATTTTCCTGCCAAAGCAGAACAGCTTTTGGCGAAAAGAATCGAAGAAAATAATTTTAGAAGCCTTTCGGTATTTGATGCAAATAATGCCGATTTTTTTTCTAACGACTATCTCGGCATAGCTCGAGAATTGCAAAAAATCCAAATTTCGCACCATCATGCAGGAAGTACTGGGTCGCGATTGATTTCTGGAAATAGTGCTTATTATGAGAAAGTTGAACGCTATTTAGCGGATTTTTACGATGCCGAAAAAGCTTTGCTTTTCAATAGCGGATACAATGCCAATCTGGCGGTGCTTTCGGCAATACCACAAAGGGGCGATTTTATTTTGTATGATGAATTATCGCACGCTTCGCTTCGCGATGGCATACGATTGAGCAATGCCAAATCTTTTAAATTTAAACATAACGATGCGAGTGATTTAGCTCAAAAAATAGAAAAATGTTCAGGCGAAATTTTTGTGGTGCTCGAGAGCGTCTATAGCATGGATGGAGATGAAGTTTCTAGTGAAATTTTAGAACTTTGCCAAAAGAAAAATTGCTATATCATTTTGGACGAAGCGCACGGAACGGGCGTAGTGGGAAAACAAAAAAAAGGAATTTTTGAGGATTTTGAGCAAGAGATTTTTGCACGCGTTCACACCTTTGGCAAGGCACTTGGCACGCATGGAGCTTGCGTAGTGGGAAGCCAAAAATTGCATCAATTTTTAGTGAATTTTGCGCGTCCATTTATTTATACCACAGCAATGAGCGAGGCAGAAGTAGAAGTGATTTTTCAAGCACATGAAATCCTTAAAAAATCGAATTTAGCACAAGAAAAATTGACTCAAAATATAGCATACTTTAAACAAAAAATTAAAGAAAATCAGTTGAATTTCTTGGATTCCCAAACGCCGATTCAGGCTTATTTAAACAATCAAATGATTTTAAAAAATAAATGCGAAGAATTAAATGAAAAAAATATTTCGGTAAAAAGTATTCTATCTCCCACAGTACCAGTTTCGCAAGAACGCATAAGAATTACTTTGCATAGTTTCAACACCTTTAGAGAGATAAGCGAATTATTGAAAGTAATACTTTAA